The proteins below come from a single Miscanthus floridulus cultivar M001 chromosome 1, ASM1932011v1, whole genome shotgun sequence genomic window:
- the LOC136509639 gene encoding plasma membrane ATPase-like isoform X2 — protein sequence MASSDDMAMADLETGEEEEVLRRLGTAEEAGLTDNEAARRLRLHGPNVVVLSHHEGSMLQRFLTALFSLWGWDHVFPKYNNMVRIILNSMSWVTVLTTMVSLAITSAGQRSCEMAIVIFIVATSLIACFIAKLVLEYAKAPLETKAHAPRAKVLRDGRWRDVHAANLVPGDIIFLKVGDIVPANARVLRFQKIDTMTCWAKRSVDCAHGFLIYYAWTVSCGQGTAVVIATGRGIPGSTLRLYPQRYARPGQLKEGVMLAGCFCASLVLVGTIAEIVLSFLFQKQNCSGIPLNAHFMPLIGGIPMAMPTFLYLALALGSVRLCFLGIASRGTVALEDLASVDVILFNMTGTLTCNQPCFVRDKIEMFADGVNKDRAIILAARASRSQQELYIEPIDAAILRLLDDPEQARFGVEVLEHHACFFVALKLMFQTTYIDESNGSKCCVFKGDPAKVAHQCGCSKEVKEKISMIMDELALDGYQAIAVDSCWEFIALLPYTDDLRSDSADAIDSLIDLGLDIRVLTESTLSTTKQVCGKLGKLGTNVVPAHSVFELARNNREVHSNINGISDLFPEDKSDIVRRLRNFGCHCAMVGYEFLDHDAIGESHIGISVADATDYTKSESDLVLTRPALIPVFSAVQISRKICQMMRSYTIFTISSTVHLFGIRVIFHLWNFDLSSILAFMITACNYCTSFAMLFERVELNKSPDKWRVQKIITSGAAFGSYIVLTTAIFYRVARTANPFACKLKHISLMGSDEEIRAALFLQMSTVNQAIALFVHSDGCCIIRCPGPFVTFAFVVSQMVATQKVVHGDLNFALTKGIGCVRAGLIWLYNLVLLLTLVLACRKWRRTKMTSEKLLTICMRSAFLRIVLIWFLYVILDVRVH from the exons ATGGCGTCGTCGGATGATATGGCCATGGCGGACCTG GAgacgggggaggaggaggaggtgctgcGCCGGCTAGGCACGGCGGAGGAGGCGGGCCTCACCGACAACGAGGCCGCGCGACGCCTCCGCCTCCACGGCCCCAACGTCGTCGTCCTCTCGCACCAC GAGGGCAGCATGCTTCAAAGATTCCTGACGGCGCTCTTTTCGCTCTGGGGATGGGATCATGTCTTCCCCAAGTACAATAACATGGTCCGGATCATACTTAACTCCATGTCGTGGGTTACAGTACTGACTACAATGGTGTCTCTTGCCATCACCTCAGCTGGCCAAAGATCATGCGAGATGGCCATCGTAATTTTCATTGTAGCTACAAGCCTCATAGCATGCTTTATTGCAAAGCTTGTGTTAGAGTATGCTAAGGCTCCACTGGAGACCAAGGCCCACGCACCAAGGGCCAAGGTTCTGAGAGATGGGAGGTGGAGAGATGTACATGCAGCAAATCTGGTCCCAGGGGATATCATATTTCTCAAGGTTGGGGACATCGTCCCAGCCAATGCTCGCGTACTTCGGTTTCAGAAAATCGACACAATGACTTGCTGGGCCAAAAGGTCTGTTGATTGTGCGCATGGCTTCCTCATATACTATGCTTGGACTGTTTCCTGTGGCCAAGGAACTGCTGTTGTCATTGCAACTGGCCGTGGCATTCCCGGAAGCACACTGCGGCTCTACCCACAACGTTATGCTCGACCTGGGCAGCTTAAAGAAGGAGTCATGCTTGCTGGCTGCTTCTGTGCTTCCCTGGTACTTGTTGGCACTATTGCTGAGATAGTGTTAAGCTTTTTGTTCCAGAAACAAAACTGCAGTGGCATACCACTCAACGCCCATTTTATGCCATTGATTGGTGGAATTCCGATGGCAATGCCTACTTTTCTCTACTTGGCATTGGCATTGGGATCTGTGAGGCTTTGTTTTCTGGGGATTGCTAGCCGAGGGACAGTTGCACTTGAAGATCTAGCAAGTGTGGATGTAATCCTCTTCAACATGACTGGTACTTTAACTTGTAATCAGCCCTGTTTTGTCCGGGACAAGATTGAGATGTTTGCAGATGGTGTTAATAAAGACCGTGCCATAATTTTAGCTGCACGGGCGTCGAGATCTcaacaagagttgtacatcgaaCCAATTGATGCAGCTATCCTACGCCTCCTTGATGATCCAGAGCAG GCACGATTTGGTGTTGAAGTCTTAGAGCACCATGCCTGTTTCTTTGTTGCACTGAAGCTGATGTTCCAGACTACATACATCGATGAAAGCAATGGGTCCAAGTGCTGCGTATTCAAAGGTGATCCTGCAAAG GTTGCTCATCAATGTGGCTGCAGCAAAGAAGTTAAAGAGAAAATAAGCATGATAATGGATGAACTTGCTCTTGATGGATATCAGGCCATAGCT GTAGACTCATGTTGGGAGTTTATTGCCCTTCTGCCTTACACAGATGACCTTAGAAGTGATAGTGCTGATGCTATTGATAGCCTTATCGATCTGGGTTTAGATATAAGAGTCCTCACAG AGAGCACATTGTCGACCACAAAGCAGGTTTGTGGAAAACTTGGAAAACTAGGCACCAATGTGGTACCTGCACATTCAGTGTTTGAGTTAGCTCGCAATAACAGAGAAGTCCATTCAAACATCAACGGGATTTCTGATCTCTTTCCAG AGGACAAAAGCGATATAGTAAGAAGACTAAGAAATTTCGGTTGTCATTGTGCAATGGTTGGGTATGAATTTCTTGATCATGATGCCATAGGAGAAAGCCATATTGGAATTTCAGTTGCTGATGCAACTGATTACACAAAAAGTGAATCTGATCTTGTTTTGACTCGGCCTGCGCTGATACCTGTTTTTTCGGCTGTACAAATCAGTAGGAAGATTTGTCAGATGATGAGAAGCTACACT ATATTCACCATTTCATCAACTGTCCATCTT TTTGGTATCCGTGTCATTTTTCATTTATGGAACTTTGACTTGTCAAGTATCCTGGCTTTCATGATTACCGCTTGTAATTACT GTACATCCTTCGCAATGTTATTCGAAAGGGTGGAATTGAACAAGTCACCAGATAAATGGAGAGTACAGAAAATCATTACAAGCGGTGCTGCTTTTGGAAGCTACATAGTTCTTACTACAGCCATTTTTTATAGGGTTGCAAGAACTGCAAACCCTTTTGCA TGTAAACTCAAACATATATCACTGATGGGCAGTGATGAGGAAATCAGAGCTGCTTTGTTCCTTCAGATGAGCACAGTAAACCAGGCTATTGCACTCTTTGTTCATTCTGATGGTTGCTGCATCATAAGATGCCCTGGGCCTTTTGTCACATTTGCCTTTGTTGTTTCCCAAATG GTGGCAACGCAAAAAGTTGTCCATGGCGATTTGAATTTTGCACTAACAAAGGGTATCGGCTGTGTTAGGGCTGGATTGATATGGTTGTACAACTTAGTCCTACTTTTAACCCTGGTTTTAGCTT GTCGCAAATGGAGACGCACAAAGATGACTAGTGAAAAGTTGTTGACAATATGCATGCGTTCAGCATTCCTACGCATAGTTCTTATCTGGTTTCTGTACGTGATACTTGATGTTAGGGTACATTAG
- the LOC136509639 gene encoding ATPase 9, plasma membrane-type-like isoform X3, with amino-acid sequence MASSDDMAMADLETGEEEEVLRRLGTAEEAGLTDNEAARRLRLHGPNVVVLSHHEGSMLQRFLTALFSLWGWDHVFPKYNNMVRIILNSMSWVTVLTTMVSLAITSAGQRSCEMAIVIFIVATSLIACFIAKLVLEYAKAPLETKAHAPRAKVLRDGRWRDVHAANLVPGDIIFLKVGDIVPANARVLRFQKIDTMTCWAKRSVDCAHGFLIYYAWTVSCGQGTAVVIATGRGIPGSTLRLYPQRYARPGQLKEGVMLAGCFCASLVLVGTIAEIVLSFLFQKQNCSGIPLNAHFMPLIGGIPMAMPTFLYLALALGSVRLCFLGIASRGTVALEDLASVDVILFNMTGTLTCNQPCFVRDKIEMFADGVNKDRAIILAARASRSQQELYIEPIDAAILRLLDDPEQARFGVEVLEHHACFFVALKLMFQTTYIDESNGSKCCVFKGDPAKVDSCWEFIALLPYTDDLRSDSADAIDSLIDLGLDIRVLTESTLSTTKQVCGKLGKLGTNVVPAHSVFELARNNREVHSNINGISDLFPEDKSDIVRRLRNFGCHCAMVGYEFLDHDAIGESHIGISVADATDYTKSESDLVLTRPALIPVFSAVQISRKICQMMRSYTIFTISSTVHLFGIRVIFHLWNFDLSSILAFMITACNYCTSFAMLFERVELNKSPDKWRVQKIITSGAAFGSYIVLTTAIFYRVARTANPFACKLKHISLMGSDEEIRAALFLQMSTVNQAIALFVHSDGCCIIRCPGPFVTFAFVVSQMVATQKVVHGDLNFALTKGIGCVRAGLIWLYNLVLLLTLVLACRKWRRTKMTSEKLLTICMRSAFLRIVLIWFLYVILDVRVH; translated from the exons ATGGCGTCGTCGGATGATATGGCCATGGCGGACCTG GAgacgggggaggaggaggaggtgctgcGCCGGCTAGGCACGGCGGAGGAGGCGGGCCTCACCGACAACGAGGCCGCGCGACGCCTCCGCCTCCACGGCCCCAACGTCGTCGTCCTCTCGCACCAC GAGGGCAGCATGCTTCAAAGATTCCTGACGGCGCTCTTTTCGCTCTGGGGATGGGATCATGTCTTCCCCAAGTACAATAACATGGTCCGGATCATACTTAACTCCATGTCGTGGGTTACAGTACTGACTACAATGGTGTCTCTTGCCATCACCTCAGCTGGCCAAAGATCATGCGAGATGGCCATCGTAATTTTCATTGTAGCTACAAGCCTCATAGCATGCTTTATTGCAAAGCTTGTGTTAGAGTATGCTAAGGCTCCACTGGAGACCAAGGCCCACGCACCAAGGGCCAAGGTTCTGAGAGATGGGAGGTGGAGAGATGTACATGCAGCAAATCTGGTCCCAGGGGATATCATATTTCTCAAGGTTGGGGACATCGTCCCAGCCAATGCTCGCGTACTTCGGTTTCAGAAAATCGACACAATGACTTGCTGGGCCAAAAGGTCTGTTGATTGTGCGCATGGCTTCCTCATATACTATGCTTGGACTGTTTCCTGTGGCCAAGGAACTGCTGTTGTCATTGCAACTGGCCGTGGCATTCCCGGAAGCACACTGCGGCTCTACCCACAACGTTATGCTCGACCTGGGCAGCTTAAAGAAGGAGTCATGCTTGCTGGCTGCTTCTGTGCTTCCCTGGTACTTGTTGGCACTATTGCTGAGATAGTGTTAAGCTTTTTGTTCCAGAAACAAAACTGCAGTGGCATACCACTCAACGCCCATTTTATGCCATTGATTGGTGGAATTCCGATGGCAATGCCTACTTTTCTCTACTTGGCATTGGCATTGGGATCTGTGAGGCTTTGTTTTCTGGGGATTGCTAGCCGAGGGACAGTTGCACTTGAAGATCTAGCAAGTGTGGATGTAATCCTCTTCAACATGACTGGTACTTTAACTTGTAATCAGCCCTGTTTTGTCCGGGACAAGATTGAGATGTTTGCAGATGGTGTTAATAAAGACCGTGCCATAATTTTAGCTGCACGGGCGTCGAGATCTcaacaagagttgtacatcgaaCCAATTGATGCAGCTATCCTACGCCTCCTTGATGATCCAGAGCAG GCACGATTTGGTGTTGAAGTCTTAGAGCACCATGCCTGTTTCTTTGTTGCACTGAAGCTGATGTTCCAGACTACATACATCGATGAAAGCAATGGGTCCAAGTGCTGCGTATTCAAAGGTGATCCTGCAAAG GTAGACTCATGTTGGGAGTTTATTGCCCTTCTGCCTTACACAGATGACCTTAGAAGTGATAGTGCTGATGCTATTGATAGCCTTATCGATCTGGGTTTAGATATAAGAGTCCTCACAG AGAGCACATTGTCGACCACAAAGCAGGTTTGTGGAAAACTTGGAAAACTAGGCACCAATGTGGTACCTGCACATTCAGTGTTTGAGTTAGCTCGCAATAACAGAGAAGTCCATTCAAACATCAACGGGATTTCTGATCTCTTTCCAG AGGACAAAAGCGATATAGTAAGAAGACTAAGAAATTTCGGTTGTCATTGTGCAATGGTTGGGTATGAATTTCTTGATCATGATGCCATAGGAGAAAGCCATATTGGAATTTCAGTTGCTGATGCAACTGATTACACAAAAAGTGAATCTGATCTTGTTTTGACTCGGCCTGCGCTGATACCTGTTTTTTCGGCTGTACAAATCAGTAGGAAGATTTGTCAGATGATGAGAAGCTACACT ATATTCACCATTTCATCAACTGTCCATCTT TTTGGTATCCGTGTCATTTTTCATTTATGGAACTTTGACTTGTCAAGTATCCTGGCTTTCATGATTACCGCTTGTAATTACT GTACATCCTTCGCAATGTTATTCGAAAGGGTGGAATTGAACAAGTCACCAGATAAATGGAGAGTACAGAAAATCATTACAAGCGGTGCTGCTTTTGGAAGCTACATAGTTCTTACTACAGCCATTTTTTATAGGGTTGCAAGAACTGCAAACCCTTTTGCA TGTAAACTCAAACATATATCACTGATGGGCAGTGATGAGGAAATCAGAGCTGCTTTGTTCCTTCAGATGAGCACAGTAAACCAGGCTATTGCACTCTTTGTTCATTCTGATGGTTGCTGCATCATAAGATGCCCTGGGCCTTTTGTCACATTTGCCTTTGTTGTTTCCCAAATG GTGGCAACGCAAAAAGTTGTCCATGGCGATTTGAATTTTGCACTAACAAAGGGTATCGGCTGTGTTAGGGCTGGATTGATATGGTTGTACAACTTAGTCCTACTTTTAACCCTGGTTTTAGCTT GTCGCAAATGGAGACGCACAAAGATGACTAGTGAAAAGTTGTTGACAATATGCATGCGTTCAGCATTCCTACGCATAGTTCTTATCTGGTTTCTGTACGTGATACTTGATGTTAGGGTACATTAG
- the LOC136509639 gene encoding ATPase 9, plasma membrane-type-like isoform X1 has protein sequence MASSDDMAMADLETGEEEEVLRRLGTAEEAGLTDNEAARRLRLHGPNVVVLSHHEGSMLQRFLTALFSLWGWDHVFPKYNNMVRIILNSMSWVTVLTTMVSLAITSAGQRSCEMAIVIFIVATSLIACFIAKLVLEYAKAPLETKAHAPRAKVLRDGRWRDVHAANLVPGDIIFLKVGDIVPANARVLRFQKIDTMTCWAKRSVDCAHGFLIYYAWTVSCGQGTAVVIATGRGIPGSTLRLYPQRYARPGQLKEGVMLAGCFCASLVLVGTIAEIVLSFLFQKQNCSGIPLNAHFMPLIGGIPMAMPTFLYLALALGSVRLCFLGIASRGTVALEDLASVDVILFNMTGTLTCNQPCFVRDKIEMFADGVNKDRAIILAARASRSQQELYIEPIDAAILRLLDDPEQARFGVEVLEHHACFFVALKLMFQTTYIDESNGSKCCVFKGDPAKVAHQCGCSKEVKEKISMIMDELALDGYQAIAVGHQVDSCWEFIALLPYTDDLRSDSADAIDSLIDLGLDIRVLTESTLSTTKQVCGKLGKLGTNVVPAHSVFELARNNREVHSNINGISDLFPEDKSDIVRRLRNFGCHCAMVGYEFLDHDAIGESHIGISVADATDYTKSESDLVLTRPALIPVFSAVQISRKICQMMRSYTIFTISSTVHLFGIRVIFHLWNFDLSSILAFMITACNYCTSFAMLFERVELNKSPDKWRVQKIITSGAAFGSYIVLTTAIFYRVARTANPFACKLKHISLMGSDEEIRAALFLQMSTVNQAIALFVHSDGCCIIRCPGPFVTFAFVVSQMVATQKVVHGDLNFALTKGIGCVRAGLIWLYNLVLLLTLVLACRKWRRTKMTSEKLLTICMRSAFLRIVLIWFLYVILDVRVH, from the exons ATGGCGTCGTCGGATGATATGGCCATGGCGGACCTG GAgacgggggaggaggaggaggtgctgcGCCGGCTAGGCACGGCGGAGGAGGCGGGCCTCACCGACAACGAGGCCGCGCGACGCCTCCGCCTCCACGGCCCCAACGTCGTCGTCCTCTCGCACCAC GAGGGCAGCATGCTTCAAAGATTCCTGACGGCGCTCTTTTCGCTCTGGGGATGGGATCATGTCTTCCCCAAGTACAATAACATGGTCCGGATCATACTTAACTCCATGTCGTGGGTTACAGTACTGACTACAATGGTGTCTCTTGCCATCACCTCAGCTGGCCAAAGATCATGCGAGATGGCCATCGTAATTTTCATTGTAGCTACAAGCCTCATAGCATGCTTTATTGCAAAGCTTGTGTTAGAGTATGCTAAGGCTCCACTGGAGACCAAGGCCCACGCACCAAGGGCCAAGGTTCTGAGAGATGGGAGGTGGAGAGATGTACATGCAGCAAATCTGGTCCCAGGGGATATCATATTTCTCAAGGTTGGGGACATCGTCCCAGCCAATGCTCGCGTACTTCGGTTTCAGAAAATCGACACAATGACTTGCTGGGCCAAAAGGTCTGTTGATTGTGCGCATGGCTTCCTCATATACTATGCTTGGACTGTTTCCTGTGGCCAAGGAACTGCTGTTGTCATTGCAACTGGCCGTGGCATTCCCGGAAGCACACTGCGGCTCTACCCACAACGTTATGCTCGACCTGGGCAGCTTAAAGAAGGAGTCATGCTTGCTGGCTGCTTCTGTGCTTCCCTGGTACTTGTTGGCACTATTGCTGAGATAGTGTTAAGCTTTTTGTTCCAGAAACAAAACTGCAGTGGCATACCACTCAACGCCCATTTTATGCCATTGATTGGTGGAATTCCGATGGCAATGCCTACTTTTCTCTACTTGGCATTGGCATTGGGATCTGTGAGGCTTTGTTTTCTGGGGATTGCTAGCCGAGGGACAGTTGCACTTGAAGATCTAGCAAGTGTGGATGTAATCCTCTTCAACATGACTGGTACTTTAACTTGTAATCAGCCCTGTTTTGTCCGGGACAAGATTGAGATGTTTGCAGATGGTGTTAATAAAGACCGTGCCATAATTTTAGCTGCACGGGCGTCGAGATCTcaacaagagttgtacatcgaaCCAATTGATGCAGCTATCCTACGCCTCCTTGATGATCCAGAGCAG GCACGATTTGGTGTTGAAGTCTTAGAGCACCATGCCTGTTTCTTTGTTGCACTGAAGCTGATGTTCCAGACTACATACATCGATGAAAGCAATGGGTCCAAGTGCTGCGTATTCAAAGGTGATCCTGCAAAG GTTGCTCATCAATGTGGCTGCAGCAAAGAAGTTAAAGAGAAAATAAGCATGATAATGGATGAACTTGCTCTTGATGGATATCAGGCCATAGCTGTAGGACATCAA GTAGACTCATGTTGGGAGTTTATTGCCCTTCTGCCTTACACAGATGACCTTAGAAGTGATAGTGCTGATGCTATTGATAGCCTTATCGATCTGGGTTTAGATATAAGAGTCCTCACAG AGAGCACATTGTCGACCACAAAGCAGGTTTGTGGAAAACTTGGAAAACTAGGCACCAATGTGGTACCTGCACATTCAGTGTTTGAGTTAGCTCGCAATAACAGAGAAGTCCATTCAAACATCAACGGGATTTCTGATCTCTTTCCAG AGGACAAAAGCGATATAGTAAGAAGACTAAGAAATTTCGGTTGTCATTGTGCAATGGTTGGGTATGAATTTCTTGATCATGATGCCATAGGAGAAAGCCATATTGGAATTTCAGTTGCTGATGCAACTGATTACACAAAAAGTGAATCTGATCTTGTTTTGACTCGGCCTGCGCTGATACCTGTTTTTTCGGCTGTACAAATCAGTAGGAAGATTTGTCAGATGATGAGAAGCTACACT ATATTCACCATTTCATCAACTGTCCATCTT TTTGGTATCCGTGTCATTTTTCATTTATGGAACTTTGACTTGTCAAGTATCCTGGCTTTCATGATTACCGCTTGTAATTACT GTACATCCTTCGCAATGTTATTCGAAAGGGTGGAATTGAACAAGTCACCAGATAAATGGAGAGTACAGAAAATCATTACAAGCGGTGCTGCTTTTGGAAGCTACATAGTTCTTACTACAGCCATTTTTTATAGGGTTGCAAGAACTGCAAACCCTTTTGCA TGTAAACTCAAACATATATCACTGATGGGCAGTGATGAGGAAATCAGAGCTGCTTTGTTCCTTCAGATGAGCACAGTAAACCAGGCTATTGCACTCTTTGTTCATTCTGATGGTTGCTGCATCATAAGATGCCCTGGGCCTTTTGTCACATTTGCCTTTGTTGTTTCCCAAATG GTGGCAACGCAAAAAGTTGTCCATGGCGATTTGAATTTTGCACTAACAAAGGGTATCGGCTGTGTTAGGGCTGGATTGATATGGTTGTACAACTTAGTCCTACTTTTAACCCTGGTTTTAGCTT GTCGCAAATGGAGACGCACAAAGATGACTAGTGAAAAGTTGTTGACAATATGCATGCGTTCAGCATTCCTACGCATAGTTCTTATCTGGTTTCTGTACGTGATACTTGATGTTAGGGTACATTAG
- the LOC136509639 gene encoding plasma membrane ATPase-like isoform X4 has protein sequence MASSDDMAMADLETGEEEEVLRRLGTAEEAGLTDNEAARRLRLHGPNVVVLSHHEGSMLQRFLTALFSLWGWDHVFPKYNNMVRIILNSMSWVTVLTTMVSLAITSAGQRSCEMAIVIFIVATSLIACFIAKLVLEYAKAPLETKAHAPRAKVLRDGRWRDVHAANLVPGDIIFLKVGDIVPANARVLRFQKIDTMTCWAKRSVDCAHGFLIYYAWTVSCGQGTAVVIATGRGIPGSTLRLYPQRYARPGQLKEGVMLAGCFCASLVLVGTIAEIVLSFLFQKQNCSGIPLNAHFMPLIGGIPMAMPTFLYLALALGSVRLCFLGIASRGTVALEDLASVDVILFNMTGTLTCNQPCFVRDKIEMFADGVNKDRAIILAARASRSQQELYIEPIDAAILRLLDDPEQARFGVEVLEHHACFFVALKLMFQTTYIDESNGSKCCVFKGDPAKVAHQCGCSKEVKEKISMIMDELALDGYQAIAVGHQVDSCWEFIALLPYTDDLRSDSADAIDSLIDLGLDIRVLTESTLSTTKQVCGKLGKLGTNVVPAHSVFELARNNREVHSNINGISDLFPEDKSDIVRRLRNFGCHCAMVGYEFLDHDAIGESHIGISVADATDYTKSESDLVLTRPALIPVFSAVQISRKICQMMRSYTIFTISSTVHLFGIRVIFHLWNFDLSSILAFMITACNYCTSFAMLFERVELNKSPDKWRVQKIITSGAAFGSYIVLTTAIFYRVARTANPFACKLKHISLMGSDEEIRAALFLQMSTVNQAIALFVHSDGCCIIRCPGPFVTFAFVVSQMVANGDAQR, from the exons ATGGCGTCGTCGGATGATATGGCCATGGCGGACCTG GAgacgggggaggaggaggaggtgctgcGCCGGCTAGGCACGGCGGAGGAGGCGGGCCTCACCGACAACGAGGCCGCGCGACGCCTCCGCCTCCACGGCCCCAACGTCGTCGTCCTCTCGCACCAC GAGGGCAGCATGCTTCAAAGATTCCTGACGGCGCTCTTTTCGCTCTGGGGATGGGATCATGTCTTCCCCAAGTACAATAACATGGTCCGGATCATACTTAACTCCATGTCGTGGGTTACAGTACTGACTACAATGGTGTCTCTTGCCATCACCTCAGCTGGCCAAAGATCATGCGAGATGGCCATCGTAATTTTCATTGTAGCTACAAGCCTCATAGCATGCTTTATTGCAAAGCTTGTGTTAGAGTATGCTAAGGCTCCACTGGAGACCAAGGCCCACGCACCAAGGGCCAAGGTTCTGAGAGATGGGAGGTGGAGAGATGTACATGCAGCAAATCTGGTCCCAGGGGATATCATATTTCTCAAGGTTGGGGACATCGTCCCAGCCAATGCTCGCGTACTTCGGTTTCAGAAAATCGACACAATGACTTGCTGGGCCAAAAGGTCTGTTGATTGTGCGCATGGCTTCCTCATATACTATGCTTGGACTGTTTCCTGTGGCCAAGGAACTGCTGTTGTCATTGCAACTGGCCGTGGCATTCCCGGAAGCACACTGCGGCTCTACCCACAACGTTATGCTCGACCTGGGCAGCTTAAAGAAGGAGTCATGCTTGCTGGCTGCTTCTGTGCTTCCCTGGTACTTGTTGGCACTATTGCTGAGATAGTGTTAAGCTTTTTGTTCCAGAAACAAAACTGCAGTGGCATACCACTCAACGCCCATTTTATGCCATTGATTGGTGGAATTCCGATGGCAATGCCTACTTTTCTCTACTTGGCATTGGCATTGGGATCTGTGAGGCTTTGTTTTCTGGGGATTGCTAGCCGAGGGACAGTTGCACTTGAAGATCTAGCAAGTGTGGATGTAATCCTCTTCAACATGACTGGTACTTTAACTTGTAATCAGCCCTGTTTTGTCCGGGACAAGATTGAGATGTTTGCAGATGGTGTTAATAAAGACCGTGCCATAATTTTAGCTGCACGGGCGTCGAGATCTcaacaagagttgtacatcgaaCCAATTGATGCAGCTATCCTACGCCTCCTTGATGATCCAGAGCAG GCACGATTTGGTGTTGAAGTCTTAGAGCACCATGCCTGTTTCTTTGTTGCACTGAAGCTGATGTTCCAGACTACATACATCGATGAAAGCAATGGGTCCAAGTGCTGCGTATTCAAAGGTGATCCTGCAAAG GTTGCTCATCAATGTGGCTGCAGCAAAGAAGTTAAAGAGAAAATAAGCATGATAATGGATGAACTTGCTCTTGATGGATATCAGGCCATAGCTGTAGGACATCAA GTAGACTCATGTTGGGAGTTTATTGCCCTTCTGCCTTACACAGATGACCTTAGAAGTGATAGTGCTGATGCTATTGATAGCCTTATCGATCTGGGTTTAGATATAAGAGTCCTCACAG AGAGCACATTGTCGACCACAAAGCAGGTTTGTGGAAAACTTGGAAAACTAGGCACCAATGTGGTACCTGCACATTCAGTGTTTGAGTTAGCTCGCAATAACAGAGAAGTCCATTCAAACATCAACGGGATTTCTGATCTCTTTCCAG AGGACAAAAGCGATATAGTAAGAAGACTAAGAAATTTCGGTTGTCATTGTGCAATGGTTGGGTATGAATTTCTTGATCATGATGCCATAGGAGAAAGCCATATTGGAATTTCAGTTGCTGATGCAACTGATTACACAAAAAGTGAATCTGATCTTGTTTTGACTCGGCCTGCGCTGATACCTGTTTTTTCGGCTGTACAAATCAGTAGGAAGATTTGTCAGATGATGAGAAGCTACACT ATATTCACCATTTCATCAACTGTCCATCTT TTTGGTATCCGTGTCATTTTTCATTTATGGAACTTTGACTTGTCAAGTATCCTGGCTTTCATGATTACCGCTTGTAATTACT GTACATCCTTCGCAATGTTATTCGAAAGGGTGGAATTGAACAAGTCACCAGATAAATGGAGAGTACAGAAAATCATTACAAGCGGTGCTGCTTTTGGAAGCTACATAGTTCTTACTACAGCCATTTTTTATAGGGTTGCAAGAACTGCAAACCCTTTTGCA TGTAAACTCAAACATATATCACTGATGGGCAGTGATGAGGAAATCAGAGCTGCTTTGTTCCTTCAGATGAGCACAGTAAACCAGGCTATTGCACTCTTTGTTCATTCTGATGGTTGCTGCATCATAAGATGCCCTGGGCCTTTTGTCACATTTGCCTTTGTTGTTTCCCAAATG GTCGCAAATGGAGACGCACAAAGATGA